A single genomic interval of Peromyscus leucopus breed LL Stock chromosome 7, UCI_PerLeu_2.1, whole genome shotgun sequence harbors:
- the Gcm1 gene encoding LOW QUALITY PROTEIN: chorion-specific transcription factor GCMa (The sequence of the model RefSeq protein was modified relative to this genomic sequence to represent the inferred CDS: inserted 1 base in 1 codon) produces MELDDFDPEDKEILSWDINDMKLPQNVKKTDWFREWPDSYVKHIYSSEDRNAQRHLSSWAMRNTNNHNSRILKKSCLGVVVCSRDCSTEEGRKIYLRPAICDKARQKQQRKSCPNCNGPLKLIPCRGHGGFPVTNFWRHDGRFIFFQSKGEHDHPKPETKLEAEARRAMKKVHMASASGSLRMKGSPETKVLPGEIPSQGSLPLTWSFQEGVQLPSSYSTPLIANAPQQNSLNDCLSFPKSYDLGGTTELEDPTSTLDSTQLYEKFKFSSGRLYSAEDQFQPPVPGVYTDYDDLQAWNKNAAALGRNPNDEPCYPSYPLPVTGWPCDFFPSQSSLEPLAQQIPLEAPAAPNGCHPPWSNPGGEPYEEKVPMDFNSYVPSLTYHSPQQDPFLLSYGXHPQQQYPLPSRSSKWDFDEEMACLGLDHFNNEMFLNLCPLR; encoded by the exons ATGGAACTGGACGACTTTGATCCTGAAGACAAAGAGATACTGAGCTGGGACATTAATGACATGAAACTGCCACAG AACGTGAAAAAGACGGACTGGTTCCGGGAGTGGCCGGACTCGTACGTGAAACACATCTACAGCTCGGAGGACAGGAACGCACAGCGCCACTTGAGCAGCTGGGCCATGCGCAACACCAACAACCACAATTCCCGCATCCTCAAGAAGTCGtgcctgggggtggtggtgtgtaGCCGGGACTGCTCCACCGAGGAGGGCCGCAAGATCTACCTGAGGCCTGCCATCTGTGACAAAGCCCGGCAGAAGCAGCAGA GGAAAAGCTGTCCCAACTGCAATGGCCCTCTGAAGCTTATTCCCTGCCGAGGCCACGGGGGCTTTCCGGTCACCAACTTCTGGAGGCACGACGGCCGCTTCATATTTTTCCAG TCGAAAGGAGAGCATGACCATCCCAAGCCGGAAACCAAGCTGGAAGCGGAGGCAAGGAGGGCAATGAAGAAAGTGCACATGGCATCCGCCTCTGGCTCCCTGAGGATGAAGGGGAGCCCAGAAACAAAG GTTCTTCCAGGTGAAATACCGAGTCAGGGAAGTTTACCTTTAACTTGGTCATTCCAGGAAGGCGTCCAACTGCCCAGCAGTTACAGCACACCTTTAATAGCTAACGCCCCCCAGCAGAACTCCCTGAATGATTGCCTATCCTTCCCCAAGAGTTACGATTTGGGGGGAACCACTGAGCTGGAAGATCCAACTTCCACCTTGGACTCCACTCAGCTCTATGAGAAATTCAAATTCTCCAGCGGAAGGCTCTACAGCGCTGAAGACCAGTTTCAGCCTCCTGTCCCTGGGGTCTACACAGATTATGACGACTTACAAGCCTGGAATAAAAATGCTGCTGCCTTAGGGAGAAATCCTAACGATGAGCCCTGCTACCCCAGCTATCCTCTGCCCGTGACCGGCTGGCCCTGCGACTTCTTTCCCTCGCAGAGCTCTTTGGAGCCCTTGGCCCAACAGATTCCACTGGAGGCCCCTGCAGCCCCGAATGGCTGTCATCCGCCGTGGTCCAATCCAGGAGGTGAGCCTTATGAAGAGAAAGTGCCTATGGATTTCAACAGCTACGTGCCTTCCCTCACGTACCACTCACCTCAGCAGGACCCCTTTCTGCTCTCCTACG TCCATCCTCAGCAGCAATACCCTCTGCccagcaggagcagcaagtggGATTTTGATGAAGAGATGGCCTGCCTGGGTTTGGATCACTTCAACAATGAAATGTTTCTAAACCTCTGTCCTTTAAGATGA